Genomic DNA from Halobaculum sp. MBLA0147:
TGAAGACCGCTCGCGTCCTGCTGGCGTGGATCGAGGGGGCCGACGCCGAGGAGATCGTCGCCGAGTACCGCATCGGGCCGGGCGACTTGGAGTCGCGGATCGAACGCGCGACGTGGCTCGTCGGCGCGCTCGACGCCCTCGCGGACGTGGTCGGCGTGTCCACGCCCGCCATCGCCGAGGTACGCGGGCGGCTGTGATCGGGACTCGGATCGCTCGTCCGGCGGTCCGAGTGTCGGGCCCGAGCCGTACGTGGATGGATCGGAGTGTCGCTCCCGAGACGTTGAAGTTCGCCGCCGACGGAGAGCAGGTGTGCTCACGGAGTGGGTCGCCGCCCTCCCGTCGTGGTTGGTCGTCGGGCTGGTCTTGGGTGGCGTGGCGTCTGCAGGTGTCGCGTTGCTGTTCGCTGCCGGCCAGCGGTACCTCCCGGGCTCGGCGCGCGCGGACCGCTCGAGAGGAGAGCGAGTCGACGGGACGGCGCGCCGCCGTGCGGAGATCCGCCAGTACCTCGGCCGGATCGACGAGCGGTACGCGGAACGCGTCGAGCTCGGCGGCCGCCGCGTCGCCTTCCACCTTCCGGAGCGGGACGTGGCGATCACGTTCGACCCGCAGACGTACTTCGGGCTGGCGAACGCCGACGGCGCCAGCGGCAACGTGGAGTTCGACGCCGACCCGAGCGGCGACGGCCTGTACGTGATCCTGATCGAACAGGAGATGCCCGGCCACCACCTCGGGCGGCGGCTCCCGTTCGAGGTGGCGGACGTCCACCTCGGCCCCGAGGACGCCCCGGACCCGGTCGCGGAGGCGTTCGACACGTTGGGGCTGGAGCCGACCGCCGACGCCGACAGCGTGGAGGCCGCCTACCGCGACCGCGTCGTCGACGTCCACCCGGACCAGGGTGGCGACCGCGAGACGTTCTCCGAGGTGCAGGAGGCGTACGCGACCGCACTGAACCACGTCGACGGCGCCGACTGAGGCGACTGGGGGACGACACACTCCGACGGCCGTATCCAGATCGCTGCCG
This window encodes:
- a CDS encoding J domain-containing protein; its protein translation is MLTEWVAALPSWLVVGLVLGGVASAGVALLFAAGQRYLPGSARADRSRGERVDGTARRRAEIRQYLGRIDERYAERVELGGRRVAFHLPERDVAITFDPQTYFGLANADGASGNVEFDADPSGDGLYVILIEQEMPGHHLGRRLPFEVADVHLGPEDAPDPVAEAFDTLGLEPTADADSVEAAYRDRVVDVHPDQGGDRETFSEVQEAYATALNHVDGAD